The genome window CCTTGCAACCGTCAGAAGCGATATTTCCAAATCAATCTCACCGGAATGTTCATGCCGTAGCATATAATCCACAAAATCTTCACCGCATTCTTGTATGTCGATAAACATCTTGTCCGGCATGGAAAACAGTTCTGATATCATTTTTTTTGTCGATGCCGTTGAACTATGCCGTCTTTCAAGAATTCTCGCAAAGGAAAAGGTCAGACATAGAAGTTTATCTTGCCATTGAACGGCATTATCAAGAAGTGAATTAAGAGTTACATCTTCAATAGCCTTATCTTCCAAATGTAACAGTAAGAGATTTTCTAATTCAGTGCTATTCAAACAATAACTCATACTTATCACCCGTCGGTCGCTTTTTTCAAGAGGTCTGTTGCATTTGAATCATCCAAGGATGGTTCTTTCCCCGGCACCACACCTTCACGTTTTTCAATTTCAGAACGAACAAAATCCTCGTCTATATCCTTTCTATCATCAGCTAAAGACTTCTCGATTAGCGCAGAACAAGTTCTAAGAATTATTGCTGCATTATACTCACTTGACTCGGCAATGATATTTATTGCACCCAACGTAAACGGAGCCAGATTGTCGCCTACAAACGAGTCACTCCTGTACTCAGCAAGATATTTATTTATCAGCAGGCTAACATGCTCTCGATTAAGTTTTTCAAAAGGAATAAGGTGAGGTGATGCAACTTTTGGAGATAATGGATATCGCTGGTCCAATCCGGAACTTGACCAAGCTTCCGAAATAAGCGCCGGCACACCGGCATGCAAGACAAGAAACATATTGAAAAATCCATATCGAGCGTTCTCATATGGGCCATCCAGTAACACAGATCTAAGCTCCGCCGAAAAATCCCGTCTTTGACGTGCGCTTTGAAAATCCGGTACTCTTTCAAAATCATCGACAAAAATGTATGCACCATTAAAACCTGATGCCATGAACATCTGAACAAGATGGGAAAAAACGAAATCAAGTTTTTCCCGTCCTTTCTTCAAATTTTGATAAGTCTCCCGGAAAGACTCTTTTGAAATGAATGAATCAAAAAATCCATGGCGAAATGAAAGTAGCGGAAATTCGTTGGGGAGCTTCTGTAAAAACTTATTTTTTAAGATAACTTCCATCAGTTTCCGAGATTCAACACCTTGTTTTTTGAGCCATTCTTCTGAGTTTAGAGATTCAATCAGCTTTTGCTCGTCATCTTCATCTATCTTTAAATCCGGATAAACCTCGGCAATCGCATCGAGTCTCATGCTTGCAAGGGATGAGGCGATAATGCCGGAAGAATAAATTGCTCCAAATATTAGATCAACGAAACTATCAAATGTTTTTGTCCTCCCCCCTAGCTCAGGCGCCACATACAATGCAAAACATTTGTTGAGTTCATCGGAAATGTCCAGGCAGTATTCCTGGTTCATCCTATTGATAAGGTTTACAAGAAATGCCGATTTACCATTTCCTCGTCCAATATATGAGGTATCTACAATATATCCAAGGCGAAGATGTGAAGGATCTGTCTGGGCTTTTTTTAGAAAATCTGTTTCAATTTTCTCATATTCCTTAGTTCTGATATCCGCCTCATATATCGTTCCATTTATACGACGGTCTGTTGAATCCTTATTTACAGGACTCGTTGGAAACGGGTTCTCCATTAATTCAAAGCGTTTATATTTGGCTTCCAGGTCAACACTCTGTTGCTGCCTGGGTTTTCGTTGTAATTTGCTCACTGCTCTATGCCTCCTTTAGTAACGTCAATGGCAATAATATTCCGATAACTGCCATCCACCATAACTGGTTCACGTTTCATATACATCGCACTTGTTTCTTCCGGTAGTTTATCTACCTCAAGCGAAATGTGAATATTAAGCTGTCCGGAAATATTCAAACGATATATCTCATTAAGTGTTTCTTCAAATGTTTGCATGGATACTTTTAACCTGAAGCAAACAATTTCCCGTAATGATACCAAGTTGACAAAATTGTATCTTACTTGACGCTTCAAATCAAAATAACCTTCAACAAGGGTAGCAACGAACTTATTTTTATTGGGGCTTTTTTCATCATCTGCAAGGATTGGCTTATGAACGAAAAGACGTTTACCATCCGAATAATGGTATATCTCTGAGAAATCATCCGAATGGACAGCATCAAGAACCACAGATGTTGGATAAACCAACTTCCCGTTGATAAATGGATAAGATTCCGTTACCTGGATTATGCCGATCTGTCTGGCCCGATATCCCCACATATCGAAGGAGGTCATAGAATAAGGGCATTTATAAAGTTCCTGGAGAAAATAGGTAAGCCAAAAGTCACGGATACGTTTTGTTATCTTGTTGTAATCTTTGGGGTCAAATCGTCCAGATGAACTTTTAGGCAAAAGACCATCGTGAGTAATTTTTTTTAAAATTTCCTGATTTTTTTGGGTCAAATCGACATTGCGTTTCAGGTATCGTTCAATGTCTCCCTGGAGTTTTTTTACAAGGGACTCAGTGTAACGAGTCATATCTTTTGTTGTTTGGATATTTCCCCTGTCAAAATGCAATTCCAGTGGGGAATAATGTGGAAACACCAGCACTCCAGAACCTTTTGAATTCGCTTCGTATAAAAATTCAACAAGTGCTCTAAATGCGTTATGCGCACCTTCCATCAGTCTGAAGAGAGAGAGATTAAATGCGTGAGCACCTTCTGTACGATGTTGAAGCAAGAGTTTTTTGCCCTTTTCTGTTAGATGAGTTGTATTATCCTCCTTCTCGATAAGGAGGCCATACTCCTTACACTCGTCCATTACCTTATTAAACGTATAGCGATAACGCCGTTGTTGATGCAAAGTAGGATTCTCAACCTCTTCCAGTTTCTTATATTTTGACTCACCAAGTCGGTATTCTTGCTTAAGAATTTTAAAAGCATTAAATACGTCGTCCTGGATTATGTTTTTTTCAACGCTGCTAAGAAAAATAAAGAAATAGTCCAGAAAATAGAACTTTCTGGATGGCAAAAAGGATGTTTTTACAGCGGCTTTGGTCATGAATGCCCTCCCTCCGCATAGTTTCCTTCAATAATGTGTCCATGTTAATTCACTCCGCACTGCGGAATCTTTTTGACGGCTCCGGATTCAAGACGCATTGCGTCTCGATTCGCTGAAGCTGAGAAATAGAGGGGCAAATTTGGTGTAGCGGCGGCCTCCTCTACCAAAAGGTGATTAAATATCTCAAACCAGACCAAATTTTGATATGAGCCCGCGCCTTTGTAATGACACCACTCAAGAGTACCCTGATTCTCAAAAAAAATATCATGTTCCGCGATCATCAAACCTGTTGGCGTAAGAATCTGGCCACCAGCCTGAATCAAACCCATGGAGGCCCCTATGCTGATTAAACTTGCTACCTGTCCATCCGGGAGGCCGGAATTTTTAATAAGGAGATGCCTACTTATCCTTTTTTCTCTCCTATTGTCATAGAGAAAGCTAAGGATGCGTGCAAAGTGATTAAATTCTAAAACATGACTCCGACTAACCTGAAATTTACGTCGTATACTTTTTCCGGCTGTGGTTTTTTTATTTGAAGTTCGTGCTGAATCTAATGGTATTATAGAGCCATCTGCCATGTTTGGAGTCTTGGAAACACTATCTCCCGTTATCGATGCATCATCCGTGATTTGTTCATCCGGCAGGTTCTCAAACAATTTCTGTTGAGTAGCTTCCGGCGCCACTTTTGAGCGTAAAGGCATTGTTTCAATAGACCTGTTTTCGACTCGAATGAACTCAACCAGCTTAAGCAGGGCGATTGACGATTGCCCTATGCCTTTCACCTTGCCCAGGTCATCTTTTGTAGCGGAAAATACTTGGGAGAGATTGCCAAAAATCCGAATAAGCTCTTCAGCGAGCGGCTTGACATCCTTGCGTCCGATAGCAAAGGAGAGAAGCAGTTCCAGCAACACTTCGTCAGAACGCGACTCTGTATCGCCCGCCAGGAAGCGGTCTCTGAGTCTTTGTCTGTGCCCTGTTTTTATCTTATCCGCCATATTGCTGTTTACTATTCCTGCCCTACGTGTCAGCCCCTTTTTCAGGCAGCGAAATAACGATTTCATGAATCGACCTTGAACTCGATTTTGCGACAGTAAATCTTATACCCTGGTGCATAAAGGTTTCTCCTCTTTGCGGTATCCGGCCCATCTGTTTCAGCAAAAAGCCGCCTGCTGTTTCATACCCTTCTTTCGGAAGATCAAGGCCAAGCCGCTCATTGAGCTCCTCTATTTCAATGCGCGCATTAACAAGGAACCTGTTTTTAGAAAGCCTGACCCACTGCTTTACTTCATGATCATACTCGTCACTAATTTCCCCGACCACCTCTTCAAGGATGTCTTCTATTGTAATAATCCCTGTTGATCCGCCATATTCATCAACAACAATGACAATCGAATTCCCGGTTTTCTGCATAAAAAGCATAAGTTCATCAGCTCTCTTCGACTCCGGCACAAAAGGCACCTTTCTTATAAACCGACTGATAATGGCCGGGTCATCCGTTGCATCCAGCAAATCAAAAGCATATACAATACCGATTAGATTATCGATTCTATCTTTAAAAACAGGGATTCTGGAATAACCTGTGCGTCTTACTGTTTTTACCACATCCTTAATCGACCCGGTTTCCGAAACAGCGGTCACATGGACAAGGGGAATCATCACATCGGAGACCTTCGACTTTGCAAGATGAAAAACCCTTTTTATAAGCTTCTGTTCCTTTTTTTTAAGGTCGCTTCCATGCCCTGGAGTAACCAGCATATGTTCGAGTTCTTCTCTTGTAATGGAATCTTCCCTATTAAGTGATTCCTTGCCGAGGCTTGTGTAAAAAAGCCTGCTGATCTGAAAAACCAGCAGTGTAACAGGTGATATTATTCGTGAAGCTATCCAAAGGGGATATGCGATCCGCGGAGCAAATTCCGTTGCTTTCTGCTGAAAGATGGTTCTGGGAATTATTTCCCCAAACATTAAAAGAACCGGGGAAATAATAATAACAGTTAAAAGCTCACCGTATGTTTTGAAAAAAGACTCAAACCATACTGCTGCTACAACCGATGATATAATAACGAACATATTGGTGCCGGTGCTGGTGGTGGAAAGGAACCAGCGTGGATTGTTTATCATTTCAAGGGCCAGCACGGCCCCTTTAGAACCTTGGGCAACCCCTCTCCTGAGCCTCAACTTATTGGAAGAGAGCAACACCATTTCAGAGCCGGAAAAAAATCCCTGGATTATGACACAACAGCATATTATCAATATGTTAAGCCAGGAACTCATAACTCGACCTTGTCATATTCATCATAAATTTCACCAAACAGCTCTTCCAGCAGATCCTCCATGGTAACCAGCCCGGAAATATGCCCATGTTCATTAAGACAGATCGCCATATGTTTACGCCTATTCTTTAATGTATGGAAGAGTTCATCAACCTTTTGTGTCTCCTGCACAAAAAGGGGGCGCCTGCTTATCTTCTGCAAAATGTTGCGCCTACCCTTTATTTTTTTCAGATCAAACCTTAAAAGGTCCTTGACATAGAGTACCCCTGTAATGTTGTCGATACTATGCTCATAAACCGGAATGCGTGAAAAAGGATTGTTCTTCACGCATCTTATTATTATATCACCTTCGGTATCATGGGAAAGAGAGAGTATCTTATCCAAAGGAGTCATGACCTCAAACACATGGGCATCACTGAACTCAAATACATTATGAATAAGATCTCTTTCCACCCCCTTAAGTTCACCACCTTCGTGACTAAGGTTGACCATATCAAGAAAATCATCTTCCATAATGGCCGAACTGCGGCCTGCTCCTGCGGATCCTGTTAATATTATAAAAATTTGCGCCATACTGTCAAAAGCCCACCTCAAAGGCGCAATAACAGCCGCAAAAGAGTATATAATTCCGGACATAAAGGGAACCAGGCGCTCATTATTATTTATGGAAACTGTTTTAGGAATAACTTCGGCAAATACAAGTGTAAGGGGCGTCATGGCAGCCATGGCAACCCATTTGCCATGGCTGCCGAAAAGGGATACACAGAGATATGCAGCCACAACCGAAGCGGCAATATTAACCATATCATTGCCGATCAGAATTGTTACTATAAGCCTTCTTGGATTCTTTAGAAGCTTTTCTATGATAATCGCTCGTTTACCGCCGCCTTTTTTGATACGCCCACGTTGAATTGTGGTAAGAGAGAAAAGAGCCGCTTCCGAACCTGAAAAAAACCCCGAAAAGATCAGGAGAAAAATTATTATAGCTATATTAGTATATAGTGAAATTTCCAAAATTTGCCTTTAATATTTTTTTATTTGCCCGCCCTGTTCTTCATTTTTTCTATTCTCTGGTTGTAAAAGGCAATAACCTCCCTCCTGTTAAGCATTCCTAACAGGATTCCGTGGTCATCTTCCTGAACAACCGGCAGGCTGTTGATATTCTTGGTTGTAAATTTACGGAGGGCTGAATTCAGGTCATCCTGCGGGGTAGTAAAGATTATTTCGGAAACAGCAATATCCTTCATCACAACAAGGTGTTCAATGTCGGGTGAAAAGAGCACGCCCCTGATATCCGTGCTGGAAAATATTCCTATTAGTCTTTTATCATTATCCATTATGGGAAAATAGTGCTGCTTTGTATTTGAAAAGTATTTCTTAAATTCCAGGAAAGGCATATCCTGGGGGATAAGGCTTACTTTTGGCACGAGATGCATAAGGTCTTTAATCTTTATGGTCTGCAACACATCCACAAAAAATTCACCTGTATGGGCCGGAGAATCAATCTTGTTCTTAACCTGTTTTTCGTAAATCGTCCATTTTTTAGAAATCAAATAGGCTACGGAACATACCAGCATGCTGGGCAAGAGCAGATGATAAGAATTTGTCATTTCACTTACAAATATAATGGTTGAAATGGGAGTATTGGAAACAGAAGTAAAAAAACCGGCCATCCCAACAACCACAAAGGCTCCGGGATGGGTCACGACTCCGGGCATAATTTGATGAAAAAGCTTGCCGACCACCCCGCCCATGGCTCCGCCTATCACTATCGAAGGGCCGAACACGCCCCCGCTGCCTCCTGATCCTATGGAAAATGAAGTTGTAAAAATTTTGCCGATTGCCAAACATAAAAGGAAGCCGACTGCAAGTTCATTATAAAGGGTTTTTTGTGCAAAACCATAGCCGAATGCAAGGGTCTGGGGCAAAAAATAACCGATTATACCGGTACAGAGTCCGCCGATGGCAGGTTTGATATGATTAGGAATTTTAAAGGCTTTAAAAATTTTTGTAATACCATAAAAAATTTTAATGTAAAATAAGCCTGTAATGGCAAGCACAAAGGCTAAAACCACATAAGGTCCAAGTTCGAGAGGGTTGCGGAATACAAAATCAGGGGAATCAAAAAGAGAACCCCAGCCGAACTGGAGGCAAAAAACACAATACGCAACGACCGATGACATACCTGCCGGTATTATTACTTCTGATTCGAATTCCGGATCCCGGTAAAGGACTTCAGCGGCAAAGAGGGCACCTGCCAGCGGAGCTCGGAATAT of Desulfosarcina sp. BuS5 contains these proteins:
- a CDS encoding chloride channel protein; the encoded protein is MIKKWYNSAAGKGKWLDLALAGKWSFYFILIGLIAGLGAIAFHYLCQIGIHFCMDMMAGYQPPAPAGEHHLFQPSGASFNRIILLLLPAFGGILSGWLVYTFAPEAEGHGTDAAIDAYHRRAGFIRGRVPFIKTLASAITLTSGGSGGREGPIAQIGAGFGSFLATTLKLSDRQRRIMMAAGIGAGVGSIFRAPLAGALFAAEVLYRDPEFESEVIIPAGMSSVVAYCVFCLQFGWGSLFDSPDFVFRNPLELGPYVVLAFVLAITGLFYIKIFYGITKIFKAFKIPNHIKPAIGGLCTGIIGYFLPQTLAFGYGFAQKTLYNELAVGFLLCLAIGKIFTTSFSIGSGGSGGVFGPSIVIGGAMGGVVGKLFHQIMPGVVTHPGAFVVVGMAGFFTSVSNTPISTIIFVSEMTNSYHLLLPSMLVCSVAYLISKKWTIYEKQVKNKIDSPAHTGEFFVDVLQTIKIKDLMHLVPKVSLIPQDMPFLEFKKYFSNTKQHYFPIMDNDKRLIGIFSSTDIRGVLFSPDIEHLVVMKDIAVSEIIFTTPQDDLNSALRKFTTKNINSLPVVQEDDHGILLGMLNRREVIAFYNQRIEKMKNRAGK
- a CDS encoding hemolysin family protein, yielding MEISLYTNIAIIIFLLIFSGFFSGSEAALFSLTTIQRGRIKKGGGKRAIIIEKLLKNPRRLIVTILIGNDMVNIAASVVAAYLCVSLFGSHGKWVAMAAMTPLTLVFAEVIPKTVSINNNERLVPFMSGIIYSFAAVIAPLRWAFDSMAQIFIILTGSAGAGRSSAIMEDDFLDMVNLSHEGGELKGVERDLIHNVFEFSDAHVFEVMTPLDKILSLSHDTEGDIIIRCVKNNPFSRIPVYEHSIDNITGVLYVKDLLRFDLKKIKGRRNILQKISRRPLFVQETQKVDELFHTLKNRRKHMAICLNEHGHISGLVTMEDLLEELFGEIYDEYDKVEL
- a CDS encoding hemolysin family protein, producing the protein MSSWLNILIICCCVIIQGFFSGSEMVLLSSNKLRLRRGVAQGSKGAVLALEMINNPRWFLSTTSTGTNMFVIISSVVAAVWFESFFKTYGELLTVIIISPVLLMFGEIIPRTIFQQKATEFAPRIAYPLWIASRIISPVTLLVFQISRLFYTSLGKESLNREDSITREELEHMLVTPGHGSDLKKKEQKLIKRVFHLAKSKVSDVMIPLVHVTAVSETGSIKDVVKTVRRTGYSRIPVFKDRIDNLIGIVYAFDLLDATDDPAIISRFIRKVPFVPESKRADELMLFMQKTGNSIVIVVDEYGGSTGIITIEDILEEVVGEISDEYDHEVKQWVRLSKNRFLVNARIEIEELNERLGLDLPKEGYETAGGFLLKQMGRIPQRGETFMHQGIRFTVAKSSSRSIHEIVISLPEKGADT